A region from the uncultured Holophaga sp. genome encodes:
- a CDS encoding phage major tail tube protein encodes MQISKLTHCNVYLAGTPFVGQFSEVTVPEVKHKANEHKAGDMIGTRRVSGPLEAMEVTLKADGFYPEMHGKFCDPDAEIKLQVRCNLKRYAGGAAVDVPVSLDLVGWCSSNKVGTLTAQDYAKPEYKLEVSYFALRVAGIELQAVDVDNHIHRVNGTDLLAQFRINLGIL; translated from the coding sequence ATGCAGATCTCCAAGCTCACACACTGCAACGTCTATTTGGCCGGGACGCCCTTCGTCGGTCAGTTCTCCGAGGTGACGGTCCCTGAGGTCAAGCACAAGGCCAACGAGCACAAGGCCGGAGACATGATCGGCACCCGCCGGGTCTCCGGCCCCCTGGAGGCCATGGAGGTCACCCTCAAGGCAGACGGGTTCTACCCCGAGATGCATGGCAAGTTCTGCGACCCCGATGCTGAGATCAAGCTGCAGGTCCGCTGCAACCTCAAGCGCTACGCCGGGGGGGCTGCGGTCGATGTGCCGGTCTCCCTCGACCTGGTGGGCTGGTGCTCCAGCAACAAGGTGGGCACCCTCACCGCCCAGGACTACGCCAAGCCTGAATACAAGCTGGAGGTCAGCTACTTCGCCCTCCGCGTCGCTGGCATCGAGCTCCAGGCCGTCGATGTCGACAACCACATCCACCGCGTGAACGGCACCGACCTCCTGGCGCAGTTCCGCATCAACCTGGGGATCCTGTAA
- a CDS encoding phage tail sheath subtilisin-like domain-containing protein has product MAATFLHGVETVESLSGPVQVQTVKTAVIGLVGTAPVHNLEDSSYKTVNTPVVIYNEKDAKAYFGEETSGFSIPAALRAIFGQGAGMVVVVNVFDPATHVTDSTPDVTLVTAADIIGTTTAGGSRTGLQAFRDCRTLYGYSPKQIIAPGYCLLTGVPEALDTLCGQLRAVAWIDAEAGLTPSAVITARGTTLNYASTRLAILYPHVKALDANGDTAVEGLSAYVAGAQAAKDNDKGYWWSVSNTKLKNVIGLERAIEGAINDPDCEANQLNAAGITTILTGYAMGYRVWGNRSSAFPSESTVDTFVSTRRTADIIEESLEQAALAYMDHPITQALIDQIVLDANTFIRTLQGRGAVLEGSKAFFDSTKNSSVELAAGHLVISYTFLPPSPMERLTWEASIDVNLYSSILEG; this is encoded by the coding sequence ATGGCTGCCACCTTCCTCCACGGTGTTGAAACCGTGGAATCCCTCTCGGGGCCCGTTCAGGTCCAGACGGTCAAGACCGCCGTCATCGGCCTGGTGGGCACCGCCCCGGTCCACAACCTGGAAGACTCCAGCTACAAGACCGTCAACACCCCTGTGGTGATCTACAACGAGAAGGACGCCAAGGCCTACTTCGGAGAGGAGACCTCCGGGTTCAGCATCCCCGCAGCCCTCCGCGCTATCTTCGGCCAGGGCGCCGGCATGGTGGTCGTGGTGAACGTCTTCGACCCCGCCACCCATGTCACGGACTCCACCCCTGATGTGACCCTGGTGACCGCTGCCGACATCATCGGCACCACCACCGCCGGGGGATCCAGGACCGGACTGCAGGCCTTCAGGGACTGCCGGACCCTCTACGGCTACAGCCCCAAGCAGATCATCGCTCCTGGCTACTGCCTGCTCACGGGGGTCCCTGAAGCGCTTGACACCCTCTGCGGCCAGCTGCGCGCCGTGGCCTGGATCGATGCCGAGGCGGGCCTGACCCCCAGCGCGGTCATCACTGCCCGCGGGACCACCCTCAACTACGCCTCCACCCGGCTGGCAATCCTCTACCCCCACGTGAAGGCGCTGGACGCCAACGGAGACACGGCCGTCGAGGGCCTCAGCGCTTATGTGGCCGGAGCCCAGGCAGCCAAAGACAACGACAAGGGCTACTGGTGGAGCGTCTCCAACACCAAGCTCAAGAACGTCATTGGCCTGGAGCGGGCCATCGAGGGCGCCATCAATGATCCCGACTGCGAGGCCAACCAGCTGAACGCCGCAGGGATCACCACCATCCTGACCGGATACGCCATGGGCTACCGGGTGTGGGGCAACCGCTCCAGCGCCTTCCCCTCGGAGAGCACGGTGGATACCTTCGTCTCCACCCGGCGCACGGCGGACATCATCGAGGAGAGCCTGGAGCAGGCGGCCCTGGCCTACATGGACCACCCCATCACCCAGGCCTTGATCGATCAGATCGTCCTGGATGCCAACACCTTCATCCGGACCCTGCAGGGTCGGGGAGCGGTGCTGGAGGGGTCCAAGGCCTTCTTTGACTCCACCAAGAACTCCAGCGTCGAGCTGGCCGCCGGGCATCTGGTCATCAGCTACACCTTCCTGCCGCCCAGCCCCATGGAGCGCCTGACCTGGGAGGCCTCCATCGACGTCAACCTCTACAGCTCGATCCTGGAGGGCTAA
- a CDS encoding phage major capsid protein, which produces MPPREIAGSYARTLTFDRSAVNEDARTVEVAISSEAPVERWFGIETLGHGSGEVDLSRMKDGAPLLMDHDCRDQVGVVESVTLDKDRVLRGVVRFSKSARAQEVFQDVLDGIRTKISVGYQIQRYEITKGEKGAPDQIRVTRWLPLETSFVSVPADNGVGVGRALNLPAIEAGHMEDRTMPPETAPNQAAQVATPPTPAPAPEARALITPEVRSFLASAEKTFGTEGRTAAEEILGQTQDLGRAGLELLKRMESKPLPAPAPSLQDLGASEREMKGYSYARAMAALLEGAEGRQAKRGFEHEVSDTLSRKMPMGYEARGGILVPMQVRALDTATAGGAAELVFTEKGELIPMLRNASVALKLGARFLSGLTGPLAFPKQTAAASASWVAENPGTDTGATQFTTGTVTLSPKTLRGVTQISRQLLYLSSEDAESMIREDLAQAHALAYDKAVLHGTGADNQPTGIYAASGVNAVAFGGVPTFAKLVEMISAIAADNALLGNLGFVTTPGLAAKMMTTLKAAAAGSEMLWEGKIEEGMIAGYKAIASNQVSATLGAGAEHGIIGGNWAQVLMGQFGPGFELIVDPYALKKQALIEFTSFQMVDIALRYAEAFAKGTGATVA; this is translated from the coding sequence ATGCCGCCGCGTGAGATCGCGGGCTCCTACGCCCGCACCCTGACCTTCGATCGGTCCGCCGTGAACGAGGACGCCCGGACGGTGGAAGTTGCCATCTCCAGCGAGGCTCCCGTGGAGCGCTGGTTCGGGATCGAGACCCTGGGCCATGGCTCTGGCGAGGTGGACCTCAGCCGCATGAAGGACGGCGCCCCCCTCCTGATGGACCACGACTGCCGCGACCAGGTGGGCGTGGTGGAGTCCGTCACTCTCGACAAGGACCGCGTCCTCCGGGGCGTGGTCCGCTTCAGCAAGTCCGCCCGCGCCCAGGAGGTCTTCCAGGATGTCCTGGACGGTATCCGCACCAAGATCAGCGTCGGCTACCAGATCCAGCGCTACGAGATCACCAAGGGGGAGAAGGGCGCGCCGGACCAGATCCGGGTGACCCGCTGGCTCCCCCTCGAGACCTCTTTCGTTTCCGTCCCTGCCGACAACGGTGTTGGTGTGGGGCGGGCTCTCAACCTTCCGGCCATCGAGGCCGGCCACATGGAGGACCGGACTATGCCCCCGGAAACCGCCCCCAACCAGGCCGCTCAGGTGGCCACCCCCCCCACCCCTGCTCCCGCCCCTGAGGCCCGCGCCCTCATCACCCCCGAGGTCCGGAGCTTCCTGGCCAGCGCCGAAAAGACCTTCGGCACCGAGGGGCGCACCGCCGCGGAGGAGATCCTCGGCCAGACCCAGGACCTGGGCCGCGCCGGTCTGGAGCTCCTGAAGCGCATGGAGTCCAAGCCCCTCCCCGCTCCCGCCCCCTCTCTCCAGGATCTGGGCGCCTCCGAGCGCGAGATGAAGGGCTACAGCTATGCCCGCGCCATGGCTGCCCTCCTCGAAGGTGCGGAGGGGCGCCAGGCGAAGCGCGGCTTCGAGCACGAAGTCTCCGACACCCTGTCCCGGAAGATGCCCATGGGCTACGAGGCGCGCGGGGGCATCCTGGTGCCTATGCAGGTCCGCGCCCTGGACACCGCCACCGCCGGCGGGGCCGCGGAGCTGGTCTTCACCGAGAAGGGCGAGTTGATCCCCATGCTGCGGAATGCCTCCGTGGCCCTCAAGCTGGGCGCTCGCTTCCTCTCCGGTCTTACCGGCCCCCTCGCCTTCCCCAAGCAGACCGCTGCCGCGTCTGCATCCTGGGTGGCTGAGAACCCCGGCACCGATACCGGCGCCACCCAGTTCACCACCGGGACGGTGACCCTCAGCCCCAAGACCCTCCGGGGCGTCACCCAGATCAGCCGCCAGCTGCTCTACCTCTCCAGCGAGGATGCCGAGTCCATGATCCGTGAGGATCTGGCCCAGGCCCACGCCCTGGCCTACGACAAGGCCGTCCTCCACGGAACCGGCGCGGACAACCAGCCCACCGGCATCTACGCGGCCTCTGGCGTCAACGCCGTGGCCTTCGGTGGGGTCCCCACCTTCGCCAAGCTGGTGGAGATGATCTCCGCCATCGCCGCGGACAACGCCCTCCTGGGGAACCTCGGATTCGTCACCACCCCCGGCCTGGCGGCCAAGATGATGACCACCCTGAAGGCCGCGGCCGCCGGGAGCGAGATGCTCTGGGAAGGCAAGATCGAGGAAGGGATGATCGCCGGCTACAAGGCCATCGCCTCCAACCAGGTCTCCGCCACCTTGGGGGCTGGTGCCGAGCACGGCATCATCGGCGGCAACTGGGCCCAGGTCCTCATGGGCCAGTTCGGCCCCGGCTTCGAGCTGATCGTGGACCCCTACGCCCTCAAGAAGCAGGCCCTCATTGAGTTCACCAGCTTCCAGATGGTGGACATCGCCCTCCGTTACGCCGAGGCCTTCGCCAAGGGCACCGGCGCCACCGTCGCCTGA
- a CDS encoding terminase gpA endonuclease subunit codes for MRDPRLSQVNSRTGAHWDPPERMPISAWSEANRYMPKGTTPRPGNWRCDPYQVEILDACTDPDVREVTCIKSTQVGWSEMLNCILLYFIVADPRPSMLVQPTIEDAKGYSKKRIAPAIENCEKAKHLVRRATSRKAGNTLLLKEFPGGFLKLVGANSGTGLRSDPIGLLVRDEADAYPEDVDGEGDPLEISRRRTDQYPDALILTGGTPAKSRGISPVEKSYQASSRGRYHVPCPHCGDEQPLLWKDPESKALRMVYLTDDAGKVIPSSVGYTCSGCGSLIHEEAKWDMVARGRWVHEDPENPHRGFYINALYSLAKKNWPELCQEWENAQDDSQAMKSFLNLRLGETFEETGEALEAKGLKARLEDWERGVVPDEAGALTAFSDVQPDRLEAQVVAWGPGEESWLVDYRIFYGPTDGEEVWEEFDRWLLEGWKLRDGRTVRADIVLVDSGYASKSVYDFVQPRQSRKIFASKGQEHLDRPGLAKEGSTRKARIRLFHIATDTAKTRIMSRLQKRVHGPGYIHLPKWSTDEYLEQLVAEKLIQQQDRRTRRTKRVWVKTRTRNEALDLEVGCMAGLFLLQEVLYRAKFKDLAKARERWKAPEPESATPSDAPAIKPVANQRTKRVINSFGGGFGGGW; via the coding sequence ATGCGTGATCCAAGACTCTCTCAGGTGAACTCCAGGACGGGCGCCCACTGGGATCCCCCGGAGCGGATGCCGATCTCGGCCTGGTCCGAAGCCAACCGCTACATGCCCAAGGGCACCACCCCGCGCCCCGGAAACTGGCGGTGCGACCCCTACCAGGTGGAGATCCTGGATGCCTGCACGGATCCGGATGTGCGGGAGGTCACCTGCATCAAGAGCACCCAGGTGGGCTGGTCGGAGATGCTCAACTGCATCCTGCTCTACTTCATCGTGGCTGACCCACGCCCATCAATGCTGGTCCAGCCCACCATTGAAGACGCCAAGGGCTACTCCAAGAAGCGCATCGCCCCGGCCATCGAGAACTGCGAGAAGGCCAAGCACCTGGTCCGCCGTGCAACCTCGAGGAAGGCGGGAAACACCCTCCTCCTGAAGGAATTCCCGGGCGGCTTCCTCAAGCTCGTGGGTGCGAACTCGGGCACCGGCCTGCGCTCGGACCCCATCGGACTGCTGGTGCGGGACGAGGCTGACGCCTATCCCGAGGATGTGGACGGCGAGGGCGATCCCCTGGAGATCAGCCGCCGCCGCACGGACCAGTATCCGGACGCCCTGATCCTGACCGGGGGGACCCCTGCCAAGTCGAGGGGCATCAGCCCGGTGGAGAAGAGCTACCAGGCGAGCAGCCGCGGCCGCTACCATGTGCCCTGTCCCCATTGCGGTGACGAGCAGCCCCTGCTCTGGAAAGACCCCGAGAGCAAAGCCCTGCGGATGGTCTACCTCACGGACGACGCCGGGAAGGTGATCCCCAGCTCCGTGGGCTATACCTGCTCTGGATGCGGATCCCTGATCCACGAAGAGGCCAAGTGGGACATGGTGGCCAGGGGGCGCTGGGTCCATGAGGACCCCGAGAACCCCCACCGTGGGTTCTACATCAACGCCCTGTACAGCCTGGCCAAGAAGAACTGGCCCGAGCTCTGCCAGGAGTGGGAGAACGCCCAGGATGACTCCCAGGCCATGAAGTCCTTCCTGAACCTGCGACTGGGCGAGACCTTCGAGGAGACAGGGGAGGCCCTGGAGGCCAAGGGGCTGAAGGCGCGGCTGGAAGATTGGGAACGCGGGGTGGTCCCAGATGAGGCGGGGGCCCTGACCGCCTTCTCGGATGTCCAGCCTGATCGGCTTGAAGCCCAGGTGGTGGCCTGGGGCCCCGGGGAGGAATCCTGGCTGGTGGACTACCGGATCTTCTATGGCCCCACGGACGGGGAGGAGGTCTGGGAGGAGTTCGACCGCTGGCTCCTTGAGGGGTGGAAGCTCCGAGATGGCAGAACAGTGCGGGCGGACATCGTCCTGGTTGACTCCGGCTATGCCTCCAAGTCCGTCTATGACTTCGTCCAGCCCCGCCAGTCCCGGAAGATCTTCGCCAGCAAGGGGCAGGAGCACCTGGACCGCCCGGGCCTGGCGAAGGAAGGCAGCACCCGCAAGGCCCGGATCCGGCTCTTCCACATCGCCACGGACACGGCCAAGACCCGGATCATGTCCCGGCTGCAGAAGCGGGTCCACGGCCCCGGCTACATCCACCTCCCCAAGTGGTCGACCGACGAATACCTCGAGCAGCTGGTGGCAGAGAAGCTGATCCAGCAGCAGGACCGCCGGACACGGAGGACCAAGCGAGTCTGGGTGAAGACTCGGACCCGTAACGAGGCCCTCGATCTGGAGGTGGGGTGCATGGCTGGCCTATTCCTCCTCCAGGAGGTGCTCTACCGGGCGAAGTTCAAGGACTTGGCGAAGGCGCGGGAGCGGTGGAAAGCCCCTGAACCTGAGTCTGCTACGCCCTCCGATGCCCCAGCCATAAAGCCAGTAGCCAACCAGCGGACCAAAAGGGTGATCAATTCGTTCGGAGGTGGCTTCGGAGGTGGGTGGTGA
- a CDS encoding phage portal protein, with translation MSLLDLFRAKPAPMPSDAIGALVRDTYETAWRGWVAARQQRLATWSSQLKAEDEEIKRDLQRLRTHSRHLAKNNPVMARYLRLLQTNVIGHTGIQLQCDIRRGKKPLEARNTEVEQAWSWWGGSCSTDGRNMLDLLWSTIAQVAQDGEVLFRKVYGTAWRCGFALEPVDPDRLDHTLNDAQKRIVMGVEQDIWGRPVAYHLWTQHPDSPGERRRERVPASEIIHLYRPQASRQSRGVPWSAPVMLTLNLLGRYWEAEVAAAAHEASRAGFIESDLDQMGDERPTPQDLEIGPITYVGLPPGAHVNVPDVKHPNTALDGFSTAMLRIVASGLSVAHASLANDRGDANYGSQRGGLLDERDNYRVLQVWLIMSFLQPLFDAWLPLARMAGKVSYQSDPKPSWAGRGWDWIDPAKDVKAAIDALNAKIETRTRILAQKGLVFRDVMQELADEEDFAGSLGIDLTPAQQAPPPAPEPKEDDDAAA, from the coding sequence GTGAGCCTCCTGGATCTCTTCAGGGCCAAGCCCGCGCCGATGCCCTCTGATGCGATCGGCGCCCTGGTGCGTGACACATATGAGACTGCATGGCGCGGCTGGGTGGCCGCCCGCCAGCAGCGCCTGGCCACCTGGAGCTCCCAGCTCAAGGCCGAGGACGAGGAGATCAAGCGAGACCTCCAGCGCCTCCGGACCCACTCCCGCCACCTCGCCAAGAACAACCCGGTCATGGCCCGGTATCTCCGGCTGCTGCAGACCAACGTGATCGGCCACACAGGCATCCAGCTGCAGTGCGACATCCGCCGGGGCAAGAAGCCCCTGGAGGCCCGCAACACCGAGGTGGAGCAGGCCTGGTCCTGGTGGGGAGGTTCCTGCAGCACGGACGGGCGGAACATGCTGGACCTGCTCTGGTCCACCATTGCCCAGGTTGCCCAGGATGGCGAGGTCCTCTTCCGGAAGGTCTACGGCACAGCCTGGCGCTGTGGCTTCGCCCTGGAGCCCGTGGACCCGGATCGGCTTGACCACACCCTGAACGACGCCCAGAAGCGGATCGTCATGGGCGTGGAGCAGGACATCTGGGGCCGCCCGGTGGCCTACCACTTGTGGACCCAGCATCCCGACTCCCCCGGCGAGCGTCGCAGAGAGCGGGTGCCCGCCTCCGAGATCATCCACCTGTACCGCCCCCAGGCCTCCCGCCAGTCCCGGGGTGTCCCCTGGTCCGCCCCCGTCATGCTCACCCTGAACCTGCTGGGGAGGTATTGGGAGGCCGAGGTGGCCGCCGCCGCCCACGAGGCCAGCCGGGCCGGGTTCATCGAGTCCGACCTGGACCAGATGGGGGATGAGCGTCCCACCCCACAGGACCTGGAGATCGGACCCATCACCTACGTGGGGCTTCCTCCGGGAGCCCATGTGAACGTTCCGGATGTGAAGCACCCCAACACGGCTCTGGATGGATTCTCCACGGCCATGCTCCGCATCGTCGCCTCTGGTCTCTCCGTGGCCCATGCCTCCCTGGCCAATGACCGGGGGGACGCCAACTACGGATCCCAGCGTGGTGGGCTCCTTGATGAGCGGGACAACTACCGCGTCCTCCAGGTCTGGCTGATCATGAGCTTCCTTCAGCCCCTCTTCGACGCCTGGCTGCCCCTGGCCCGCATGGCCGGGAAGGTCTCCTACCAGTCCGACCCCAAGCCGAGCTGGGCGGGCCGTGGGTGGGATTGGATCGACCCCGCCAAAGACGTGAAGGCCGCCATCGATGCCCTGAACGCCAAGATCGAGACCCGCACCCGGATCCTCGCCCAGAAGGGCCTGGTCTTCCGGGACGTGATGCAGGAGCTGGCCGACGAGGAGGACTTCGCGGGGTCCCTGGGCATCGATCTGACCCCAGCCCAGCAGGCTCCACCCCCTGCGCCTGAACCCAAGGAGGATGATGATGCCGCCGCGTGA
- a CDS encoding phage tail assembly protein, which produces MASIQELTLPISGKTATVRRPTGRDIVGAEQLTGKDGGERAYNLALLSRVTLIGGVTVPYEDLLDLDAEDIGALMQVDLGFTESQPKPS; this is translated from the coding sequence ATGGCTTCGATCCAAGAACTCACCCTGCCCATTTCGGGCAAGACCGCCACCGTCCGCCGCCCCACGGGCCGCGACATCGTGGGGGCCGAGCAGCTCACCGGCAAGGACGGAGGGGAGCGGGCCTACAACCTCGCCCTCCTCTCCCGGGTGACCCTGATCGGGGGCGTCACCGTCCCCTACGAGGACCTCCTGGATCTCGATGCCGAGGACATCGGAGCCCTGATGCAGGTGGACCTGGGTTTTACCGAATCCCAGCCCAAGCCTTCATAG